TTCAATGTTGGAAAGTGATAATGCTCTAGTGGAATCTCCTGTTGATAGCTTGGTGAAGAAAAATGAGTACACTTTGGAAGAATGTGATCCTTCTGGTGAGAGCCCTCAAGAGAAAGTTGAGAAGAAAATTGTAAAAGCTCCAACTCAGGGTGATGATTTAGTGCATCCCATTGTGGAACCAACTTTGGAGAATAAAACTGCTATACGTTCTGAACTACATGGtgaaatgccaaaaaaaaatccaggttTATTTAACCGGATTTTGAATTGGTGTAAATTGCAGGGAAATAGTTCAGATACATCAAATGATCAACCCACCGAAATACCTGACCAGATAAACAGTCATGCAGGAAAAACTGAGGTTTTTTCTGAGCATTCGTTTTGGAGAGAGATGAAATCTTTTATTGACACGAAGAAGGGATCCCTCCTTATCTCACAATCAAGGACCAGGTTTATGAATTTTACTTGCTTTATTGTTCTTTTTCTACGGTTCTGGTGATAGTTGCTAGTCAGCTACTTTACTTCTTTTGTTATCCAGtggttcaatttctttcttttgaaatttatttcttCACCAAAGTGAGGAGGTTagaatataaaactaaaaaacgtGATACTGAATATAAAAGAGTTATTGTACCCATACAGTGAGAACCTGAGAGGCATCAGGAATTGCATCACAttcattttattatgatttttctattcGACCAACAAAACTTACCAGCTCATTAAGACTCAGAAAACTGGCTAGGTTATGTCTTgaaatctttctttgttttcctcAGTTCCTGATACTTTTTATATGTAATGAAATCCTTAAATGGGCAAGTCTTTTCTTTCAATGTTCTGGAAGGATTAATTTTTAGAGGGTAATGAAGATATTTTAATCTTAATGTATACATAACCTTTAAGGTTAAATTACAATAACTCATGGTTCTGAGACCAACCAAAATTTTGAAGATATTGCATGACCctcttttttatccaaattgcccttggtgtttttaaaatttccttgcTATTAAAGGGGATGGTTTTTAAAATACCAGGGACATTCTGGGTACAAAAAGGGAATCAGTCATTGTAATATTTGTATAATGTGGAAAGGTTTTTTTGTCGAATCATCAAACTTTTTTGTGGTTCATGTAATTTCGCTACACTTGAGGAGTTATTATAATTTACCGTAaacttgaaaggaaaaaatgcaaaaattgcAAATTTTGGTTTGGTGCTTTTGTTCCGAGCAAGAAGGTTATTTTGCAAGAATTCCAGTATCTTGCACTTCCTTTATCTTGCAAATGTTAGTGGGTTTATAAGGTGGCATTATGTGGCTAATATGCCATGTCATAGCCACATAAGAGACACATCAACACCACTTTAGCTTCTTCAGTATCACGTGTTTAAAACCTTCTGCATTGAGTTGAAAAGCATTGAAAGACATGGcgccaattattatttttttgctcattttttttttatatcagtatcgGCAAGTTCAAATGGTTGTATCAAACCTAAATAATGAACAAGggcaaataatattttctatgtTCACTATTcacttttttagttattattggaaatatatttattcCATTTGTAATTGTTACCATAAGTTGTAATGGTAAGCTTCAATGATGAAGAATTGAGTTAACTCTTTTTCATATgttgcttattttatttgagaaaagttAATCATACTTTGATTGTAGACTAAACTCTAAGGAAATTGGAGCGACAAGTTCCAAAATGGTCACCAAATGAGAAAATTCCAAACAACAAGATGCCATTCTGCATTTTCCctgtaatttatcatttttggcCTTTTATTTGGCaactttgattttgattctttcAACTCTAGTGAACTTGGTATAGTTgatattaatatcaattttgatgTCTAGAAcatgagaaaagaagaagaaaaacagaggTTGCAGTCAGTATCATATGTTAATGCTCCTCTATCTGTGATTTGTCAGGGAACAGATAGCACGAAATCTGCTGAAGGAAGGACCTTTGGTTCTTAGATCTCACAGTGAAAGCAATGTCCTTCAACTGGTGGATATGATAATATCAGAGAAGAAATGGGTGGAAGAATTTCCATCTGAAGCTTTCCCTTTCAAGCTCACTCGGTTTGCTGCACAGAGTACTGTGGGTGATTCTCCTGCTTCAAATGGACTGAGTTCTATGTTTTTGAGCTCCCTATCACAGTCTAACTTGCAGAGACAGCCAGGACATGAAGGGGATAAAAAGATTCAGAACATTTCTCACACTGGAGTGTCCTCACCTGTCTCTGATGAAAAGCCTTCTGCAAGGTCTAGAAGTGAGATATTAGGTGACTGTCAAAAGCTTGTGAAAGAGATATTGAAGGAATTTCCAGGAGGATATAATATGGGCAGCTTTAGAAAGCTGTTCCTTGAGAGGTATGGCTATAACCTCAATGCCAAAAAGCTCGGTTACCCAAAGTTGGCATCCTTGCTTCAGATAATGCCTGGGGTAGAAATAGAATCCAATTATATTATTCCTAGCAATGAAATGGCTAAGCGGTCAAGCGTGGGTAGAACTGTTCTTAATAATACTTATCCTAGATCAGCCAGTTCAGACAGTGAATTATCGGATGCATCAAAGAAGGATGATGAATCGGACTCTACATGGGAAGAACTTGGTCCTGTTGACAATTCTATTTCTGGCAAAGAGGCAAACGAATCAGTGTCAAGGATGAAAGGAATAGGTGAAAGTGTGAGGCAACCATCCCCTGATTATGAATATCCTCTCTCAGATGATGAATTTTCAGATTCAGAAAAGGAGTCTGGGAAGGTAACTCGGCCTGGAGGGAAAGCAAAGCCTGCATTTAAAGATGTAAACAGCGCATTACTGCAAATGCTTGATTCATGGTACAGCAGTAATGAAGTTGATATTAAGAACAAGCCAGAAAATCCGAAAAGCATGCTTGATTCGTCCCCAAATGGTTTCCAGTCATCTCATTCTTCTGTTGCCGATCTGGTTGAGAATAAAAATGAAGTGGTAGTTGACAGCATATTAAGTAGTTTGAAGAAATCAAAGAAGCCTAGGATGGGAGCTTGATTGTTCTCAAGGACTAAACGCAACCAGGGTCTTCTTCCTACGGATTGTTAGCACTTACAGAGGTGAGATTCATTCTATTAGTATTTATCTGGGAGTTCTAGACACAAGCTGGGGCTATATACGCTTTAGTTCCATTCTTTTTTTGCAGAAAGTGCTACCAAGGTTGGATAATCGATGCCATGGAGAGGctcaattaatttttgtgaATGAGGAGCTATTTTCTTCCTCATTTATCTGATAAATCTCGGATCACAGTCTATACACGCAGCCCTTTAGTTTCGTTCATGCCTTTTCCTTTCCAGGTTGATCAATAGGGTTTTTCATCTGGGAAGGACATATTGTGCTTGAGATTATGATATGAGAAAGGGCCTTGTCGTCGGGTGCTTGAGATTATGACATGAAAAAGGACCTCAGGTCACTGAGGACATATGTCCTCTCGAGACTTGAGAGTTCAAGGTCATTACGCAAGCACATGTGCCCTGCTAACGGAGGATTGACTTCAGGTTTGTTTATTAGTCAGTGTTTATTTTCACGGCAGTactgaatgtttttttttaaaaaaaattattttttcattcattttaatattaaaaataattttaaaaaataaaaaaaaattattttaatatatttttaagcatgaaataatttaaacagcaattactattataatatcaaccaaatatgattgaaattatttatttttaattataattttaaaaatttttaattaattaatacccaTCAAGTTTTGAATAAGtgttattgaaaattatattttaattatgaaaaaattatttttttttccagaaaaacTACTGTACTACCAGGATCATTGAGGATATTTAGTAGAtctaaagtaattatttttattaaaataattaaaacgggcgatgatttatttaaataaggaaaaaaacaattaattattttgcaatCAATCAACATCAAGGGCTGTAACACAGCTATTCTTACAAAATAGTTTAGTGCGTGCATTAAACATGATAATGTGTGGTCAACACATTATCCAAAGATAAACAGCCAAAAAGTCTCTCGTCGAACCTTATCCAAAGTGATctcactttaaattttataagatCTAAATCACAAATCTAGATGGTTGTTATAggcaagtttaaaaattaaaattaaaattaaaatgatattattgtttttgaaaaaatcaataaattaattgttaagTTTTAATCCAGTCGAACTCGGgtttattaagttatttttattttattttttatttttttcttcaatcttttTAGATCTtgtataaattttcaaattgactcaatttatttttcttttaattttagggtTTGATTAGTTATACACAATTAACCTTGCATAATAATTAATAGAAGCCTCGCCACGAGCTCTACTAGTACACAACTGTTGAATTTGGTATTAATGAAAATGAAACGagtatattattctttaatccTTGGATTCCAAATGTGATTATAACTTAATCATTTaggtttaataaattataatttagtccctTGAATATTATTGAcccattgttttattaaaacatttgTTGGAACTTCTAAATTTCAATTGTGCCCTTTGGAAATTTGATTTCACAGAGGAAAAccaattacaattataaaatatattaaaaggtcTAAGTAAAATATTGTAGAAATCACAATACCTaaaatctttttcattttcatccccgaactttttttttttaaagcagccttctaatttattaaaatttgtttaggaaataataaatgcaataaaaaaggatcaaagtGTAACATAAGGAGAAATCCCATGACCAATCTTAAATTCACTAGAAAAAGTTTGGTCAACATACTTTTCTTAgtcccttttagttttttcaattttgattttgatctaattttttttttttaaaaaaaaacattccagCCTCTTCATTtgagatagaaaaagaaagagtagtaagaaaataacaaaaaaaacaaagaaaattggtGAATAATCACTTTTTGAAGATGAATTTTACCATTCTTGTGTAAATTGATTTCATtcgacaaaaaaataataatggtatttttatataaatatgacTAAAAAGGTAAATCatgttctttaaattatttttctaaatttcattatataatttgttGGTTAATAGATTGGTAAGTAAGTCAATTCCTAAtcataatgattattttttcatgtcaaattgGTCACATTAAATCAAGtcagtcaaaaaaaaattattttattttttaaacttaatataacatcattttatattttttttacaaaaataataattagaatgTTCATTGGATAGacaaaaagttataaattaacCCTAGATATTTGACCAGTCAGCTCCCAAACAATTTTATTAGAAACATTCTTATTAAATAACACTGCTCAAATTCAGAATCGAGCATTATCAACCcacaatttttctttaaataaacacACAATTTCTATTCTTCAGTTTCTTGGTGTAGAGAAGGAAACGAAATTGCTAGAGTTAATTGGTTGCCACCTTCTTTCTTCATTGAAAATAGCCACACATCTTCTCTGAAAAGAGATTACAAAGTTGAATTGATCTTCGAAATTGTTCTGTATTTTCCAacaaaaatgtcaagaagcttgcAGACATGGCAAGTTTTTTGGCATGGTTACCAGATGATTTGTGCACATATCTCATTTACTCTTCAAATTAAAGAGCTTAACAGAGGAGCAAGAAAACTTCTCTCTCATGCCTTTCTTCATTTATAGTTCAATATTCTGGTGTCCATCCTAGACGTAAAGGAATCATACCAATTCATCTCGAACTCGGAGGTTAAACTCTACTGCAATGAACATGGTGAAATTCTACCACCACCAATCCATCTCGAACTTGGTGGCTAAACTCTACCTTGGTGGATAAACTCTACCGCCATGAAGATAGTTAGATGCCAAGATTATAAAAAGCTTAACACCTCTCATTCTTATTACTTTTTTCAGGAGGCGCTGGAGCTGAAAAGGGGCTTCTTTCTGCCTTGGCTGAGTAATAGAATTTGCATTAATAAACTCCGAGCAATTTACTGATTCAGTCTTGGGCAACTTATGCCCTAGGATCATCCTTGAAGTACAAGCCTTGGGGACTAAGGTTGAAGATAAGGAAACAGCTATGCAGTCAAACTTTCTGGCTTGAAATAAGTTAAAGAATAAAGCTAGTTCATAGAAAAGATTTTTCAATACAAAATTGAAACCCGtctaaactaataattttaGGGTATTCCAGGAAAGCAGCCTCCATTCTCCAACAAGAAGCCATGGACACATGGTAGGGTGATTTGACTTGCATTTCTCAAAGCAAGTCCCCCTCCAttctttaataagaaaataataaaaagataatggCTGGTGCAAACCAATTTCCACCACCTTTCCTCTCATCAACAACCTAATCCTCACCATATTGGACTAAGCCATTGAGCTTTAATAATCATTATCTTAGCTCAGCATCTAGTGTATTGTTATCTTCTGTAAGAGAAGTAAGCTATTTCATTTTTCTAGCCTAGAATAATGACTAAAGGATCCAGACAACACCACAAGAACTTCATCTATGCCTGAAAACAATGCCTAACTAGTCTCATCACTCGCATGGAGTTTGCCAATGCGAACCTCAACAATAATCTATTTTTCTATGAGCTTCTGTTAGGGTTCTTTCTATGATGAGGCAAATGCAAGCAACttgcttcttttttcctcttttgtttCAAATGAGAACCTGAAAACTATATTTTCCAACGAGctattttaagggttttttcttatcataagaaaattagagaaaaaaagttttctCCCCTTAAAGAACAATATAAATGGATAAAATGGACTCAGGCTTTCCTGTGTCCCCCCCACAAGTCCCTTGTATTTTAGGTATGGAGGTCAATGTGTGATCTCTTTGCCAAAATCACCAGTGCCTCCCTTGATGAGAACCACCAGCACCTCTGTTCTTTGGAAAGAAGGTGTTCTTATTCTTGGGTTTTGGTATCTCGTGAATGTCCATCACTTGAAtcgttctttgttttttggctTCACAAAGCAAAGCAGCACGACACCAATTACCAATCAGTGACACTGTACAATTTGAACTTTCAGACAACCAAATTCAGACAGAAAACAAAGAGCAGAAATCAAACCATTTTCAGCTTCTTTATAATTCGCTTGAAGCCTTTTACTTGCCGAGGCAAGCCTTTGATCAGCATCAAAATTGCTTGCTTTCGGTTGTTCTCTTTG
This genomic interval from Populus nigra chromosome 11, ddPopNigr1.1, whole genome shotgun sequence contains the following:
- the LOC133667858 gene encoding uncharacterized protein LOC133667858 → MFIPKPFSSKTLLSLTTKPPSSSQFLYSIFISHFSTSSLTPRHSHSHFHSESKSVRVSVWWDFENCHLPSGVNVYRVSQAITAAVRGNGIKGPIQITAFGDVLQLSRANQEALSSTGINLAHIPNGGKNSADRSLLIDLMCWVSQNPPPAHLFLISGDRDFANVLHRLRMNNYNILLATKDTAPSVLCSAASIMWLWNSLVKGENLSGRHFNQPPDGPYASWYGYYKGPLEDPFAVVEQPICSKVEDMPEASSEPAVRPIPKAVMKKICHILSSCPKGMSITDLRIELMKSKVSVDKDLYGYKKFSRFLLSMPHILKLKDNGDGQFNVRGVTVKAPEPFQPGLCKSTPTAIDNGSQPISSSSKSNSEEISVSGPVDGKLSLPSSPKLNLEAPPTKVQQPFPLNENAVKMHTQQLPKQMEQLQQAQPPKQIEQPPAVAEKVEMVNAKVIKDHLPAVKEPVSASEMGFFRKFWRRLFGGKDDDSMLESDNALVESPVDSLVKKNEYTLEECDPSGESPQEKVEKKIVKAPTQGDDLVHPIVEPTLENKTAIRSELHGEMPKKNPGLFNRILNWCKLQGNSSDTSNDQPTEIPDQINSHAGKTEVFSEHSFWREMKSFIDTKKGSLLISQSRTREQIARNLLKEGPLVLRSHSESNVLQLVDMIISEKKWVEEFPSEAFPFKLTRFAAQSTVGDSPASNGLSSMFLSSLSQSNLQRQPGHEGDKKIQNISHTGVSSPVSDEKPSARSRSEILGDCQKLVKEILKEFPGGYNMGSFRKLFLERYGYNLNAKKLGYPKLASLLQIMPGVEIESNYIIPSNEMAKRSSVGRTVLNNTYPRSASSDSELSDASKKDDESDSTWEELGPVDNSISGKEANESVSRMKGIGESVRQPSPDYEYPLSDDEFSDSEKESGKVTRPGGKAKPAFKDVNSALLQMLDSWYSSNEVDIKNKPENPKSMLDSSPNGFQSSHSSVADLVENKNEVVVDSILSSLKKSKKPRMGA